The Stappia sp. genome window below encodes:
- a CDS encoding LysE family translocator, producing the protein MMFVPDAATLATFTLACVVLVLTPGPDMTLFVSRALSQGRAAGMASMLGALAGNVVHTLLVAFGLSALLAASAEAFFVLKVAGALYLLWLAVQSVRKGSAFSVQAAPRTRSVPLRRAFLTGVTVNLLNPKIILFFLTFLPQFVATNDPDAAGKMIFLGLYMVAVSLPFCVAMVMMADGLSTSLRRAPRVLRAVDWLFAGVIGGFALKILMTARS; encoded by the coding sequence ATGATGTTCGTGCCCGACGCCGCAACGCTCGCGACCTTCACGCTCGCCTGCGTGGTGCTGGTGCTGACGCCCGGACCGGACATGACGCTGTTCGTCAGTCGGGCCCTGTCGCAGGGGCGCGCCGCCGGAATGGCCTCGATGCTGGGCGCGCTCGCCGGCAATGTGGTGCATACGCTGCTCGTCGCCTTCGGCCTGTCGGCGCTGCTGGCCGCCTCGGCGGAGGCGTTTTTCGTGCTCAAGGTGGCCGGGGCGCTCTATCTGCTGTGGCTTGCCGTGCAGAGCGTGCGCAAGGGCTCGGCCTTTTCCGTGCAGGCCGCGCCGCGCACGCGGAGCGTGCCGCTTCGCCGGGCGTTTCTCACCGGCGTGACGGTCAATCTGCTCAATCCGAAGATCATTCTCTTCTTTCTCACCTTTCTGCCGCAATTCGTCGCCACCAACGATCCCGACGCGGCCGGAAAGATGATCTTTCTCGGGCTCTATATGGTCGCGGTTTCGCTTCCCTTCTGCGTGGCGATGGTCATGATGGCGGACGGATTGTCGACGTCGCTGCGGCGCGCGCCGCGCGTGCTGCGGGCGGTCGACTGGCTGTTCGCCGGCGTGATCGGCGGCTTCGCCCTCAAGATCCTGATGACGGCACGGTCGTGA
- a CDS encoding YeeE/YedE family protein, with translation MDLTGLFDAFGEAGTSALGGLAIGIAFGIFAQRSRFCLRAAVIEFARGAIGVKVAVWLITFTIAVFLTQALIQLRIVDLSEARQFAARGSISGALIGGALFGIGMVLARGCASRLLVLSATGNLRALLSGLIFAVTAEASIHGILSPLRDALARAWTVGGRENLDLLQALGLGAQAGPVIGLLFLSGAVVFAVRAGLGPWGWLGAAGVGATVAAGWWFTYQLSIQAFEPMTVKSMTFTGPSADTLMSVLSLPGSKLDFDIGLVPGVFLGSALAALLAREWTLQGFEGGRSMRRYIAGAVLMGFGGMLAGGCAVGAGITGGSIFALTAWLTLTAMWAAAALTDLLVDRLPEQRAAGALGAPTAP, from the coding sequence ATGGATCTCACGGGACTGTTCGACGCCTTCGGCGAGGCCGGCACCTCGGCGCTGGGCGGTCTGGCCATCGGCATCGCCTTCGGGATCTTCGCGCAGCGCAGCCGCTTTTGCCTGCGCGCCGCCGTGATCGAGTTCGCGCGCGGCGCCATCGGCGTCAAGGTCGCGGTCTGGCTGATCACCTTCACCATTGCGGTCTTTCTCACCCAGGCGCTGATCCAGCTCCGGATCGTCGATCTGTCGGAAGCGCGCCAGTTCGCCGCGCGCGGATCGATTTCCGGGGCGCTGATCGGCGGGGCCCTGTTCGGGATCGGCATGGTGCTGGCGCGTGGCTGCGCGAGCCGCCTGCTGGTTCTCTCGGCGACGGGAAACCTGCGGGCGCTGCTGTCGGGGCTGATCTTCGCGGTGACGGCGGAAGCCTCGATCCACGGCATTCTCTCGCCGCTGCGCGATGCGCTCGCCCGGGCCTGGACCGTCGGCGGAAGGGAAAATCTCGATCTCCTGCAGGCGCTCGGCCTCGGCGCGCAGGCCGGGCCGGTGATCGGCCTGCTGTTTCTCTCCGGCGCCGTGGTCTTCGCGGTGCGTGCCGGGTTGGGCCCCTGGGGATGGCTCGGCGCGGCGGGCGTCGGCGCGACGGTCGCGGCCGGCTGGTGGTTCACCTATCAGCTCTCGATCCAGGCGTTCGAGCCGATGACGGTCAAGAGCATGACCTTCACGGGGCCGTCGGCGGATACCTTGATGAGCGTTCTGTCGCTTCCCGGGAGCAAGCTCGACTTCGACATCGGGCTGGTGCCGGGCGTGTTCCTCGGCTCCGCGCTGGCCGCGCTGCTGGCGCGCGAGTGGACGCTGCAGGGCTTCGAGGGCGGGCGCTCGATGCGCCGCTACATCGCCGGCGCCGTGCTGATGGGCTTCGGCGGCATGCTGGCCGGGGGCTGTGCCGTCGGGGCGGGGATTACCGGCGGTTCGATCTTCGCCCTCACTGCCTGGCTGACGCTCACCGCCATGTGGGCGGCCGCCGCGCTCACCGATCTTCTGGTGGATCGCCTGCCCGAACAGCGCGCGGCCGGCGCGCTCGGCGCGCCGACCGCGCCTTGA
- a CDS encoding aspartate aminotransferase family protein yields MTHIFPRHTAMRPPRAVKGDGCYIVDDTGKRYLDASGGAAVSCLGHSDQAVTEAVKAQLDAIAFAHTGFFTNGPAEDLADLLIAHAPEGLDRVYLVSGGSEATEAALKLARQYHLERGEPGRARIIARRQSYHGNTLGALSAGGNMWRREPFQPMLVEMSHIAPCYAYRGQADGESAEDYGRRVADELEAEILRLGPETVAAFIAEPVVGATLGAVPAVPGYFRRIREICDRHGVLLILDEVMCGMGRTGHLFACEADGVAPDILCIAKGLGAGYQPIGAMLCSAEIYRAIEEGTGFFQHGHTYIGHPAAAAAGRAVVTALVERGLVARAGAMGDTLKAALVERFGQHPHVGDIRGRGMFLGLELVADRESKAPFDPACRLNATIKKAAFANGLICYPMGGTIDGRSGDHVLLAPPFILEEAQVGELVDKLAGAIDSALATAVAA; encoded by the coding sequence ATGACCCATATCTTCCCCCGCCACACCGCCATGCGTCCGCCCCGCGCCGTGAAGGGCGACGGCTGCTACATCGTCGACGACACGGGCAAGCGCTATCTCGATGCCTCCGGCGGTGCGGCGGTCTCCTGCCTCGGCCATTCCGACCAGGCCGTCACCGAGGCGGTGAAGGCACAGCTCGACGCCATCGCCTTCGCGCACACCGGCTTCTTCACCAACGGACCGGCGGAGGATCTGGCCGATCTGCTGATCGCCCATGCGCCGGAGGGGCTGGATCGGGTCTATCTCGTCTCCGGCGGGTCGGAGGCGACGGAGGCCGCACTCAAGCTGGCGCGCCAGTATCACCTGGAGCGCGGCGAGCCGGGCCGCGCGCGCATCATCGCGCGCCGGCAGAGCTATCACGGCAACACGCTCGGCGCCCTGTCGGCGGGCGGCAACATGTGGCGGCGCGAGCCCTTCCAGCCGATGCTGGTGGAAATGTCGCATATTGCGCCCTGCTACGCCTATCGCGGACAGGCCGACGGCGAGAGCGCGGAAGACTACGGCCGGCGCGTCGCCGACGAGCTCGAGGCGGAGATCCTGCGGCTCGGTCCGGAGACGGTCGCCGCCTTCATCGCCGAACCGGTGGTCGGCGCCACGCTCGGCGCGGTGCCGGCGGTGCCGGGCTACTTCAGGCGCATCCGCGAGATCTGCGACCGCCACGGCGTGCTGCTCATTCTCGATGAGGTCATGTGCGGCATGGGCCGCACGGGCCATCTCTTCGCCTGCGAGGCGGACGGGGTCGCGCCCGACATCCTGTGCATCGCCAAGGGGCTGGGCGCGGGCTATCAGCCGATTGGCGCGATGCTGTGTTCGGCCGAGATCTACCGCGCCATCGAGGAGGGCACCGGCTTCTTCCAGCACGGTCACACCTATATCGGACACCCGGCGGCGGCGGCCGCCGGCCGGGCGGTGGTCACCGCGCTGGTCGAGCGCGGTCTCGTGGCGCGCGCCGGCGCCATGGGCGACACGCTCAAGGCCGCGCTCGTCGAGCGGTTCGGCCAGCATCCCCATGTCGGCGACATTCGCGGCCGGGGGATGTTCCTCGGGCTGGAACTCGTCGCGGACCGGGAGAGCAAGGCGCCCTTCGATCCCGCATGCCGGCTCAACGCCACCATCAAGAAGGCGGCCTTCGCCAACGGGCTGATCTGCTATCCCATGGGCGGCACCATCGACGGCCGGTCGGGCGACCACGTGCTGCTCGCGCCGCCCTTCATTCTGGAGGAGGCGCAGGTCGGCGAACTGGTCGACAAGCTCGCCGGCGCCATCGACAGCGCGCTGGCAACTGCCGTCGCGGCCTGA
- a CDS encoding M48 family metalloprotease, with translation MISFPFSECLARHGRRLATVALAALALSGCQISGNSPIDIGTATPGTLRPGVMADIGAREHPRVVATYGGVYENRGAERAVAQVVGRLVEASDDPSQKYRITILNSPAVNAFALPGGYLYVTRGLLALATDTSEVAAVLAHEMAHVTASHAIKRQQRAEATELAGRVLGNVVRDPEQARAAIVSSQLSFARFSQIQELEADAVGVRTLARARYDPFAAARFLTVMGRFAAYQSAQGDTSSAPDFLSSHPTTPERVQTAVRAARQVGAPGLGERDRDAYLTKIDGMLYGDDPLEGFIRGRSFLHKALGISFTVPNGYRLENSPEAVLASNDRGTALRFDGADLSDFPSLVDYMTSGWINGLVRDSVREETVNGLPAVTAAAVTDGWTFRIAVVRIGRTGYRFIFASRAGGERFARDYQATVDSFRQLTPTERARLRPLRIKIIRADQGDTPERLAVGMSGVEAGRRLELFSILNQVQPGEVIPAGTPLKLVVD, from the coding sequence GTGATCAGCTTTCCGTTCTCCGAATGTCTGGCAAGGCATGGACGCCGGCTCGCGACCGTCGCGCTGGCCGCGCTCGCCTTGTCGGGCTGCCAGATTTCCGGCAATTCGCCCATCGACATCGGCACGGCGACCCCTGGCACGCTGCGCCCCGGCGTCATGGCGGATATCGGCGCGCGCGAACATCCGCGCGTGGTCGCGACCTATGGCGGCGTCTATGAGAATCGCGGCGCGGAGCGTGCCGTGGCGCAGGTCGTCGGCCGGCTGGTCGAGGCCTCCGACGACCCGTCCCAGAAGTACCGGATCACCATTCTCAACTCGCCGGCGGTCAATGCCTTCGCGCTGCCCGGCGGCTATCTCTATGTGACGCGCGGCCTGCTGGCGCTCGCCACCGACACGTCGGAAGTCGCCGCCGTGCTGGCGCATGAAATGGCGCATGTCACCGCGAGCCACGCGATCAAGCGCCAGCAGCGCGCCGAGGCGACGGAACTCGCCGGCCGGGTGCTCGGCAATGTGGTCCGCGATCCCGAACAGGCGCGCGCGGCAATCGTCTCCTCGCAGCTGTCCTTCGCGCGGTTCTCGCAGATCCAGGAACTGGAGGCCGATGCGGTCGGCGTGCGCACGCTGGCGCGCGCGCGCTACGATCCCTTCGCCGCGGCGCGCTTCCTGACGGTGATGGGGCGCTTCGCCGCCTATCAGAGCGCGCAGGGCGACACCTCGAGCGCGCCGGATTTCCTCTCCTCGCATCCCACGACGCCGGAGCGGGTGCAGACGGCGGTGCGCGCGGCGCGTCAGGTCGGCGCGCCGGGGCTCGGCGAGCGCGACCGCGACGCCTATCTGACCAAGATCGACGGCATGCTCTATGGTGACGATCCGCTGGAAGGCTTCATTCGCGGGCGCTCCTTCCTGCACAAGGCGCTGGGGATCAGCTTCACGGTGCCCAACGGCTACCGGCTGGAGAACTCGCCTGAGGCGGTGCTCGCGAGTAACGACCGGGGCACGGCGCTGCGCTTCGACGGCGCCGACCTCAGCGATTTTCCCTCGCTCGTCGATTATATGACCAGCGGCTGGATCAACGGGCTGGTGCGCGACAGCGTGCGCGAGGAGACGGTCAACGGCCTGCCCGCCGTCACCGCCGCCGCCGTCACCGATGGCTGGACGTTCCGCATCGCCGTGGTGCGCATCGGGCGCACGGGCTATCGCTTCATCTTCGCCTCGCGCGCCGGCGGCGAGCGCTTCGCGCGCGACTATCAGGCGACCGTCGACAGCTTCCGCCAGCTCACGCCCACCGAACGGGCGCGGCTGCGGCCCTTGCGCATCAAGATCATCCGCGCGGATCAGGGCGACACGCCCGAACGTCTCGCGGTCGGGATGAGCGGCGTGGAGGCCGGACGCCGGCTGGAGCTTTTCTCCATCCTCAACCAGGTGCAGCCCGGCGAGGTGATCCCCGCCGGCACGCCGCTCAAGCTGGTGGTGGACTGA
- a CDS encoding 2-hydroxychromene-2-carboxylate isomerase, whose translation MGEAIGKDRGRGEAIGKDRGRIAPVIDFWYEFASTYSYLTALRIERAASARGVGLRWRPFLLGPVFAKAGWPTSPFNLYPAKGAYMWRDMERLTAAAGLPFVRPDPFPQNGLLAARVALALDDPAAVSRFSRAVYLAEFGEGRDIGARETIAAILAGLDLPADALLARAETPGIKARLKDEVTAAECAGIFGAPSFTTADGDLFWGNDRLEQALDHAVRHAGADAAQEGDPS comes from the coding sequence ATGGGCGAGGCCATAGGCAAGGACAGGGGCAGGGGCGAGGCCATAGGCAAGGACAGGGGCAGGATCGCACCGGTCATCGATTTCTGGTACGAGTTCGCCTCCACCTACAGCTATCTGACGGCTCTGCGGATCGAGCGGGCCGCGAGCGCGCGCGGTGTCGGGCTGCGCTGGCGGCCGTTCCTGCTCGGGCCGGTCTTCGCCAAGGCCGGCTGGCCGACCTCGCCCTTCAACCTCTACCCCGCCAAGGGGGCTTACATGTGGCGCGACATGGAACGCCTGACGGCGGCCGCTGGTCTGCCCTTCGTGCGGCCCGATCCGTTTCCGCAAAACGGCCTGCTCGCCGCGCGTGTCGCGCTGGCGCTGGACGATCCGGCGGCCGTTTCCAGGTTCAGCCGGGCGGTCTATCTTGCGGAATTCGGCGAGGGCCGGGACATCGGCGCGCGCGAGACGATCGCCGCGATCCTCGCCGGTCTCGATCTGCCCGCCGACGCGCTGCTGGCGCGCGCCGAAACGCCCGGAATCAAGGCCCGGCTGAAGGACGAGGTCACGGCGGCGGAATGCGCCGGCATCTTTGGCGCGCCCAGTTTCACCACCGCCGACGGCGACTTGTTCTGGGGCAACGACCGTCTGGAGCAGGCCCTCGATCACGCCGTGCGACACGCGGGCGCGGACGCCGCGCAGGAAGGAGACCCCTCATGA
- a CDS encoding exonuclease domain-containing protein: MSLNRSFTGIERWSLRLRIFLFFALIAAGSALAIAAALVYLSRGGAAPDLDRLVLAGLGLIGATTGLTLWVWIKFDDHVARPLTSLGANLRASVHAGATHELPETTGRYLGLLAPAMREASAALAEAQRDTDAIVARATADAERQRARLEAVLRDLQQGVVICTLTHKVLLYNRFAQTLLDQDGAAGRLGLERHLTGLIVAQPLRHGLDRLTRRFASGRHRTHREGLSAPFVSATASGRDSLRGRMSLILDAEETAPIGYVVTFDRITDELAAGIWRDRLLHDVTQDMRQRVASLSLAAQVLLRRAKLPPEDNARLAGTVAEETQVLAERLDRLDQVTGDLLAGAWPMTDVFSATLVDCTAARRSEGRALAVAPVGEEVWLACDSASVVELMDRLLNRVAVHAEVSAFDLGVHRDDGRCYLDLAWTGALVPVETLEGWLDEPLDESLGAMSGRDVLSRHKTEIWSDRTPDGKARIRLPLTSAADHVDRPEKSPTPIPERPEFYDFDLFARETPASIEDAPLRTLSYVVFDTETTGLEPSRGDEMISIAGVRIVNGRVLRGEVFNAFVHPGRRIPVASTRVHGITDAMVAEAPPLETVVPEFHRFVADSVLVAHNAAFDMTFLAKDRSRTGVAFDQPVLDTVLLAGHIFGTAESLTLDALAERFQIAIPPEDRHTALGDALATAEVLRKLIGLLEPLGVTTLGQAIEVSNRQVALRRRQKGY; this comes from the coding sequence ATGTCACTCAACCGGTCCTTCACCGGCATCGAACGCTGGAGCCTGCGGCTTCGCATCTTCCTGTTCTTCGCGCTGATCGCCGCCGGCAGCGCGCTCGCCATCGCCGCCGCCCTCGTCTATCTCTCCCGGGGTGGCGCGGCCCCCGATCTCGACCGGCTGGTGCTCGCCGGTCTCGGCCTGATCGGCGCCACGACCGGGCTGACGCTGTGGGTCTGGATCAAGTTCGACGATCACGTCGCCCGGCCGCTGACGAGCCTCGGCGCGAACCTGCGCGCCTCCGTCCATGCCGGCGCCACCCATGAGCTGCCCGAAACCACCGGACGCTATCTCGGCCTGCTGGCGCCGGCCATGCGCGAGGCGAGCGCGGCCCTCGCCGAGGCCCAGCGCGACACCGACGCCATCGTCGCCCGCGCCACCGCCGACGCGGAGCGCCAGCGCGCGCGGCTCGAGGCGGTGCTGCGCGATCTCCAGCAAGGCGTGGTGATCTGCACGCTCACCCACAAGGTCCTGCTCTACAACCGCTTCGCGCAGACCCTGCTCGACCAGGACGGCGCCGCCGGCCGCCTTGGTCTCGAACGGCACCTCACGGGGCTGATCGTCGCCCAGCCGCTGCGCCACGGGCTCGACCGGCTGACCCGACGCTTCGCCTCGGGGCGCCATCGCACGCATCGCGAGGGGCTGTCCGCCCCCTTCGTCAGCGCCACCGCCTCGGGCCGCGACTCCTTGCGCGGACGCATGTCGCTGATCCTCGACGCGGAGGAAACGGCACCGATCGGTTATGTCGTCACCTTCGACCGCATCACCGACGAACTGGCCGCCGGGATCTGGCGCGACCGTCTGCTGCATGACGTGACGCAGGACATGCGCCAGCGGGTGGCGAGCCTCAGCCTCGCCGCGCAGGTGCTGCTGCGCCGCGCCAAGCTGCCACCCGAGGACAACGCCCGTCTCGCCGGCACGGTGGCCGAGGAAACGCAGGTGCTTGCCGAGCGGCTCGACCGGCTCGATCAGGTGACCGGCGACCTGCTGGCCGGCGCCTGGCCGATGACGGATGTCTTTTCCGCGACGCTGGTCGATTGCACCGCCGCGCGGCGCTCGGAAGGACGGGCGCTCGCCGTCGCGCCGGTGGGCGAGGAGGTGTGGCTCGCCTGCGACAGCGCCTCCGTCGTGGAACTGATGGACCGGCTGCTGAACCGCGTCGCGGTGCACGCCGAGGTGTCCGCCTTCGACCTCGGCGTCCATCGCGACGACGGGCGCTGCTATCTGGATCTCGCCTGGACCGGCGCCCTGGTGCCGGTCGAGACGCTGGAAGGCTGGCTCGACGAGCCGCTCGACGAGAGTCTCGGCGCCATGTCGGGCCGCGATGTGCTGAGCCGGCACAAGACCGAGATCTGGTCCGACCGCACGCCCGACGGCAAGGCCCGCATCCGCCTGCCGCTGACATCGGCCGCCGACCATGTCGACCGGCCGGAGAAGTCGCCGACGCCGATCCCCGAGCGTCCCGAGTTCTACGATTTCGACCTCTTCGCGCGCGAAACGCCGGCCTCCATCGAGGATGCGCCGCTCAGGACGCTCTCCTACGTGGTGTTCGACACCGAAACCACCGGGCTGGAGCCCTCGCGCGGCGACGAGATGATTTCGATTGCCGGGGTGCGGATCGTCAACGGGCGCGTGCTGCGCGGCGAGGTCTTCAACGCCTTCGTCCATCCGGGGCGCAGGATTCCGGTCGCCTCGACACGGGTGCATGGCATCACCGACGCCATGGTGGCCGAGGCGCCGCCGCTCGAAACGGTCGTGCCGGAGTTTCACCGCTTCGTCGCCGACAGCGTTCTGGTCGCCCACAATGCGGCCTTCGACATGACGTTTCTCGCCAAGGACCGCAGCCGCACGGGCGTCGCCTTCGACCAGCCGGTGCTCGACACGGTGTTGCTCGCCGGCCACATCTTCGGCACCGCCGAAAGCCTGACGCTGGATGCGCTCGCCGAACGCTTCCAGATCGCCATTCCGCCGGAGGACCGCCACACCGCGCTTGGCGATGCTCTGGCCACGGCGGAGGTGCTGCGCAAGCTGATCGGCCTGCTGGAACCGCTCGGCGTCACCACGCTCGGCCAGGCGATCGAGGTCTCCAACCGGCAGGTCGCCCTGCGCCGGCGCCAGAAGGGCTACTGA
- a CDS encoding GNAT family N-acetyltransferase, translating into MIILPHVRAGDEAAATRIYVDALYQKLRPFFASKEAAVAFLAPHLRHDRAATAILDDRLVGVAGFKHAGTGLFEPGFRHFRDAFGLVGALLRMAGLALLEKAEDDDALPMDGIAVAPDARGLGVGTALLDAVAGIAAREGYSGVRLDVIDTNPRARALYERTGFVAGETRHFTVLKPLFGFSSATTLVRPVAPDSEARQTRETA; encoded by the coding sequence ATGATCATCCTGCCGCATGTGCGCGCCGGCGACGAGGCGGCGGCGACGCGCATCTACGTCGACGCGCTTTACCAGAAGCTGCGTCCCTTCTTCGCGAGCAAGGAGGCGGCGGTGGCGTTTCTTGCCCCGCATCTGCGCCACGACCGGGCGGCGACGGCGATCCTCGATGACCGTCTGGTCGGAGTGGCCGGCTTCAAGCATGCCGGGACCGGGCTTTTCGAGCCGGGCTTTCGGCATTTTCGCGACGCCTTCGGCCTGGTCGGCGCGCTCCTGCGCATGGCGGGACTGGCGCTCCTGGAGAAGGCCGAGGACGACGACGCCCTGCCGATGGACGGCATCGCGGTGGCGCCTGACGCGCGCGGGCTCGGCGTCGGAACGGCGCTGCTCGACGCCGTGGCGGGGATCGCCGCGCGCGAGGGTTATTCGGGCGTCCGGCTCGATGTGATCGACACAAACCCGCGTGCCCGCGCGCTCTACGAGCGCACCGGTTTCGTGGCCGGCGAGACCAGGCATTTCACCGTTCTCAAGCCGCTGTTCGGCTTTTCTTCGGCCACCACGCTGGTGCGTCCGGTCGCCCCGGACTCCGAGGCGCGGCAGACGCGGGAGACGGCCTGA
- a CDS encoding SDR family oxidoreductase, whose translation MSRSTVVVTGANRGIGLALCRQLLARGDMHLVAACRRPEAAAELHRLGEDHGDRLEIVALDVTDATSVAALAETLAGRTVDVLVNNAGIKGPYETLDDLDFDEWLREFAVNTLAPVRVARALRASLRTAAVPRIVTITSQMGSLARQTRGHYAYRTSKAAANKAMQILALDLEDDGIAVVAMHPGWVRTDMGGARGEISVEESAAGIIRVIDALTLADSGRFLTWQGRDHPW comes from the coding sequence ATGTCGCGTTCCACCGTCGTCGTCACCGGCGCGAACCGGGGCATCGGCCTCGCCCTGTGCCGCCAGCTTCTCGCACGCGGCGACATGCACCTCGTCGCCGCCTGCCGCCGGCCCGAGGCGGCGGCGGAGCTTCACCGGCTCGGCGAGGACCACGGCGACCGGCTGGAGATCGTCGCCCTGGATGTGACCGACGCCACCTCGGTGGCCGCCCTGGCCGAAACGCTCGCCGGGCGAACCGTCGACGTTCTGGTCAACAACGCCGGCATCAAGGGGCCCTACGAGACGCTCGACGATCTCGACTTCGACGAATGGCTGCGGGAATTCGCGGTGAACACGCTGGCGCCGGTGCGCGTGGCGCGCGCGCTGCGCGCTTCGCTGCGCACCGCCGCCGTCCCGCGCATCGTGACGATCACCAGCCAGATGGGGTCGCTCGCCCGTCAGACGCGCGGCCATTACGCCTATCGCACCTCCAAGGCGGCGGCGAACAAGGCGATGCAGATCCTCGCGCTCGATCTGGAGGACGACGGCATCGCCGTCGTTGCCATGCATCCCGGCTGGGTGCGCACCGACATGGGCGGGGCGCGGGGCGAGATCTCGGTGGAGGAAAGCGCGGCCGGCATCATCCGGGTGATCGACGCGCTGACGCTCGCCGACAGCGGCCGCTTTCTCACCTGGCAGGGCCGCGACCACCCCTGGTGA
- a CDS encoding YdcF family protein, whose protein sequence is MTTEKDPAPQDALPDPRPTPDQTPDGAPERAPRRRAGGWPTAVLLLALVGCLGFAVGGFLRFADTVTNLETPQDVGADAIVVLTGGSERVKKALELLADRRAERLLISGVHPDTTPEQIVRRTESDLALFACCIDLDREANNTLENAAETGKWARRNGFRTLLVVTSAYHMPRALLELRAVMPDLELVPAPVQSTDLALDGWYRDRGVSVLLAREYLKYMLAWVRIALMGPPEP, encoded by the coding sequence ATGACGACCGAGAAAGATCCAGCACCGCAGGACGCTCTCCCGGATCCGCGCCCGACGCCGGACCAGACGCCGGACGGGGCACCGGAGCGGGCGCCGCGCCGGCGCGCCGGCGGCTGGCCGACCGCCGTTCTGCTGCTTGCGCTCGTCGGCTGCCTCGGGTTTGCCGTCGGCGGCTTTTTGCGCTTCGCGGACACGGTGACGAACCTCGAGACCCCGCAGGACGTGGGCGCCGACGCCATCGTCGTGCTCACCGGCGGCAGCGAGCGGGTGAAGAAGGCGCTGGAGCTCCTGGCCGACCGGCGCGCCGAGCGCCTGCTGATCTCCGGCGTTCATCCGGACACGACGCCGGAGCAGATCGTCCGGCGCACCGAAAGCGATCTGGCGCTCTTCGCCTGCTGCATCGACCTCGACCGCGAGGCCAACAACACGCTGGAGAACGCGGCGGAGACCGGCAAATGGGCGCGGCGCAACGGGTTCCGCACCCTGCTCGTCGTCACCAGCGCCTATCACATGCCGCGCGCCCTGCTGGAGTTGCGCGCCGTGATGCCCGATCTGGAGCTCGTGCCCGCGCCGGTGCAGTCCACCGACCTCGCGCTCGACGGCTGGTATCGCGACCGCGGGGTTTCCGTGCTTCTCGCACGCGAATACTTGAAGTACATGTTGGCCTGGGTCCGGATCGCCCTGATGGGACCGCCGGAGCCCTGA
- a CDS encoding phosphatase PAP2 family protein, which produces MTSSLSSTTPAPDTRSDTGRDPLAERGPFRRLIVLTLAYVALVSAVFLAFPGLDLWMSGLFHDATAGFWATTDPLLMRLRELGPFLVKVIAGASLAILLAATVAPRLVAGLSLRAPLFLLSTLALGPGLLVNAILKNNWGRPRPNSVEAFGGDAPFIGVWRITDHCATNCSFVSGEGSASFWLVALAFLAPPAWRRGILLAVAPLFLALSLNRVAFGGHFLSDTMLAWGLTLLVILAVYAGLYRTAAGERIEARTRAGLAAFGAYIGALLTRAGRGLATRIDGFFAMFR; this is translated from the coding sequence ATGACATCTTCCCTTTCCTCGACGACGCCCGCACCCGACACACGGTCGGACACGGGCCGCGACCCGCTGGCCGAGCGCGGGCCCTTTCGCCGGCTGATCGTCCTGACGCTGGCCTATGTGGCGCTCGTCTCGGCCGTCTTTCTCGCGTTCCCCGGCCTCGACCTGTGGATGAGCGGGCTCTTCCACGATGCGACCGCCGGCTTCTGGGCGACCACGGACCCGCTGCTGATGCGGCTGCGCGAACTGGGCCCCTTCCTCGTCAAGGTGATCGCCGGCGCCAGTCTGGCGATCCTGCTCGCCGCCACGGTCGCGCCGCGTCTGGTCGCCGGCCTCTCGCTGCGCGCGCCGCTGTTTCTGCTGTCGACGCTGGCGCTCGGGCCGGGCCTGCTGGTCAATGCGATCCTGAAGAACAACTGGGGGCGCCCGCGCCCCAATTCGGTCGAGGCCTTCGGCGGCGACGCCCCCTTCATCGGCGTGTGGCGGATCACGGACCATTGCGCCACCAACTGCTCCTTCGTCTCGGGCGAGGGATCGGCGAGCTTCTGGCTGGTGGCGCTCGCCTTTCTGGCGCCGCCGGCCTGGCGGCGCGGCATCCTGCTTGCCGTCGCGCCGCTGTTCCTGGCGCTGTCACTCAACCGGGTCGCCTTCGGCGGGCATTTCCTGTCGGACACGATGCTCGCCTGGGGGCTGACCTTGCTGGTGATCCTGGCCGTCTACGCGGGCCTCTATCGCACGGCCGCCGGCGAGCGGATCGAGGCCCGCACCCGCGCCGGCCTCGCGGCGTTCGGCGCTTACATCGGCGCGCTGCTGACCCGCGCGGGCCGCGGGCTCGCCACCCGCATCGACGGCTTTTTCGCCATGTTCCGCTGA
- a CDS encoding response regulator: MTANVLIVDDEAAITGFLKELIEEDGYRVATAADARSARAALAAGTPDIVLLDAVLPDGHGHALCQDIRADRATRHVPVIMMSACSRPVDVEKGLALGADAYLGKPFSASQLMTTVTRLLERGARGTERAAG, translated from the coding sequence ATGACGGCCAATGTGCTCATCGTCGACGATGAAGCGGCGATCACCGGGTTCCTGAAGGAGCTGATCGAGGAGGACGGCTACCGCGTGGCCACCGCCGCCGATGCGCGCAGCGCCCGCGCCGCGCTTGCAGCCGGCACGCCCGACATCGTCCTGCTGGACGCGGTGCTGCCGGACGGACACGGGCATGCGCTGTGCCAGGACATTCGCGCCGACCGCGCCACGCGCCACGTGCCGGTCATCATGATGAGCGCCTGCTCGCGCCCGGTCGACGTGGAAAAGGGCCTGGCGCTCGGCGCCGACGCCTATCTCGGCAAACCCTTTTCCGCCAGCCAGCTGATGACCACCGTGACGCGCCTGCTCGAACGGGGCGCGCGCGGCACGGAGCGCGCGGCCGGCTGA